In one window of Fibrobacter sp. UWB15 DNA:
- a CDS encoding DUF971 domain-containing protein — protein sequence MIQPKKVFRTADGKLGFEWNDGSRGACAIRDLRLACPCALCVDEHTGEKLLDDSTVPADITLVKVQSIGRYAAGLTFSDGHNSGIYPYEKLYNLTKTK from the coding sequence ATGATTCAACCTAAGAAAGTTTTTAGAACTGCCGACGGAAAGCTGGGCTTTGAATGGAATGACGGTAGCCGCGGCGCATGCGCCATTCGTGACTTGAGGCTTGCATGCCCGTGCGCATTGTGTGTCGATGAACATACAGGCGAAAAACTCCTGGATGATTCTACGGTACCGGCCGATATTACGCTTGTTAAAGTTCAGTCGATAGGCCGCTACGCCGCAGGCCTTACCTTTAGCGATGGCCACAATTCGGGAATTTACCCTTACGAAAAGTTATATAACTTGACGAAAACAAAGTAA
- a CDS encoding tetratricopeptide repeat protein: MMRFRYMALVMFALVFEGCTCCAYLNHMFNAERLDEQAGEMRQARLDSIPDSENSLPGSEERQKYDKIIEKGSRVLERFPKNKKRTAEAVFLIGEAFRHKHEWGKAITKYDEFERYFADHDSMRAVEYQRAYCLYRNHEFNISRFALEPVIASKDHPYYFQGLNLLSLLDEQAEFPDQAIASLEAVLADTAGTPYMRGKAHFRLAGLYFKKENWDKSREHYTAKEIKELNPREQQTAGEQAAECLANRKEYLQAADEYKELYKNPEYETKQPEYLVRIGELTMLGGRYPDAIIILQKVNTEYPRTEFASRSYFCLGDYEQHKTIDYDKAVIYYDSSFTSRTVSKWGQEARERRDALKRLIAMRNQNDKDRKDSIPNVDNFFKSEFLIAELFLFKLDEVDSAITRLNSVIESGDSAKALRAFYAKAFIYDEYMHDPDAAEEIYKEIIEKYPDTEYAKQAQVNLGMRVTLKTREDLAKEKYMEAESLWTVAAEMPLDKMDQVDSAYARAFTRFDSLYQEYPETQSGIQALYMKAMYFQMNPERVDSTMLTYKLLRDKYGQTPWGKKAASMMNTRLTITDQDLERLRKRVKSSEDHVNRLSAQYYENLNKAPEEKKAEVKSQEDEILENTYNSMYDFE; encoded by the coding sequence ATGATGCGATTCCGCTATATGGCGCTTGTAATGTTCGCCCTCGTGTTCGAGGGGTGTACTTGCTGTGCTTACCTGAACCACATGTTCAATGCGGAACGCTTGGATGAACAGGCCGGTGAAATGCGCCAAGCCCGCTTGGACAGCATTCCCGATAGCGAAAATTCTCTGCCTGGTTCCGAAGAACGCCAAAAGTACGACAAGATTATCGAAAAAGGTTCCCGTGTCTTGGAGCGATTCCCCAAGAACAAGAAGCGTACTGCCGAAGCAGTGTTCTTGATTGGTGAAGCTTTCCGCCACAAGCATGAATGGGGCAAGGCCATTACCAAGTACGACGAATTCGAACGCTACTTTGCCGACCACGATTCCATGAGGGCGGTGGAATACCAGCGTGCCTATTGCCTTTACCGTAACCATGAATTTAATATCAGCCGTTTTGCCTTGGAACCGGTAATCGCCTCGAAGGATCACCCCTATTACTTCCAGGGGTTGAATCTTCTTTCGCTTTTGGACGAACAGGCTGAATTCCCGGATCAAGCCATCGCCTCTTTGGAAGCGGTCTTGGCTGATACGGCGGGAACGCCCTATATGCGTGGCAAGGCCCATTTCAGATTGGCAGGTCTCTATTTCAAGAAAGAAAATTGGGATAAGTCTCGCGAACATTACACCGCTAAAGAAATCAAGGAACTGAACCCGCGCGAACAGCAGACGGCTGGGGAACAGGCGGCAGAATGTTTGGCAAACCGCAAGGAATATCTGCAGGCTGCCGACGAATACAAGGAACTCTACAAGAATCCGGAATATGAAACTAAGCAGCCGGAATATCTGGTGCGCATTGGCGAACTGACCATGCTGGGTGGACGTTATCCGGATGCCATTATCATTTTGCAAAAGGTGAATACGGAATACCCCCGCACTGAATTTGCGTCGCGCAGTTATTTCTGCTTGGGCGACTACGAACAGCACAAGACGATTGACTACGACAAGGCTGTTATCTATTACGACAGTAGCTTTACTTCTCGTACGGTTAGCAAGTGGGGCCAAGAAGCCCGCGAACGTCGCGATGCTCTGAAACGCTTGATTGCCATGCGCAACCAGAACGACAAGGATCGTAAGGATTCGATTCCGAACGTGGATAATTTCTTTAAGTCGGAATTCCTGATTGCAGAACTGTTCCTGTTCAAGCTGGACGAAGTCGACAGTGCAATCACACGTTTGAATTCGGTGATTGAATCGGGTGATAGCGCGAAGGCCTTGCGAGCGTTCTACGCCAAGGCATTTATCTATGATGAATACATGCACGATCCCGATGCTGCCGAAGAAATCTACAAGGAAATCATCGAAAAGTATCCGGATACGGAATATGCGAAGCAGGCTCAGGTGAACTTGGGTATGCGCGTGACTCTGAAGACCCGCGAAGATTTGGCGAAGGAAAAGTACATGGAAGCCGAAAGCCTTTGGACCGTCGCCGCAGAAATGCCCTTGGATAAAATGGATCAGGTGGATTCCGCTTACGCCCGCGCCTTTACGCGTTTCGATAGTCTGTATCAGGAATATCCTGAAACACAGTCGGGTATCCAAGCGCTTTATATGAAGGCCATGTACTTCCAGATGAATCCGGAACGAGTCGACAGTACTATGCTTACCTACAAGCTCCTTCGCGACAAGTACGGCCAAACGCCTTGGGGCAAGAAGGCTGCTTCAATGATGAATACCCGCCTGACCATTACCGACCAGGATTTGGAACGTTTGCGCAAACGCGTCAAGAGCAGCGAAGATCATGTGAATAGGCTTTCTGCCCAGTATTACGAAAATTTGAACAAGGCTCCTGAAGAAAAGAAGGCTGAAGTCAAGAGCCAGGAAGATGAAATCCTTGAAAACACCTACAACAGCATGTATGATTTTGAGTAA
- the prfA gene encoding peptide chain release factor 1 yields MKDKAKKLIEKYEELESELGNPDVLSDQARYNKIHKQYKGIEKAVLKAKEYLQMLNDQEEWKAALGDSDPEMVAMAKSELSDIEKKLPGITDELQILMVPKDPWDYRNATLEIRGGTGGDESALFAGDLFRMYQGYCSRMGWKMTIQDASEGTVGGYKEIRVFIEGDSVYGTLKFESGVHRVQRVPETETQGRVHTSAATVAILPEAEEVDVEIREADIHMDTYRSSGAGGQYINKTDSAVRLTHIPTGVVVSCQTERSQLQNRLHAMEMLRSKILDAVIAKKEQEEAASRKALVGTGDRSAKIRTYNFPQNRVTDHRIGLTLYNLDKVITGDLDEIINGLQMANAQEKLGKFNA; encoded by the coding sequence ATGAAAGATAAAGCTAAAAAATTGATTGAAAAGTACGAGGAACTGGAATCGGAACTCGGGAATCCGGATGTTCTTTCTGACCAGGCCCGTTACAACAAGATTCACAAGCAGTACAAGGGTATCGAAAAGGCCGTTTTGAAGGCCAAGGAATACCTGCAAATGCTTAACGACCAGGAAGAATGGAAGGCCGCCCTCGGCGATTCCGACCCTGAAATGGTCGCGATGGCAAAGTCGGAACTTTCCGATATCGAAAAGAAATTGCCGGGCATTACCGACGAACTCCAGATTCTGATGGTACCGAAGGATCCGTGGGATTACCGCAATGCCACGCTCGAAATCCGCGGCGGTACCGGCGGCGACGAATCCGCACTCTTTGCAGGCGACTTGTTCCGCATGTACCAGGGTTACTGCAGCCGCATGGGCTGGAAGATGACCATCCAAGATGCAAGCGAAGGCACCGTGGGTGGCTACAAGGAAATCCGCGTATTTATCGAAGGCGATAGCGTGTACGGTACACTCAAGTTCGAAAGTGGCGTGCACCGCGTGCAGCGCGTACCCGAGACCGAAACGCAGGGGCGCGTACATACGTCTGCCGCAACCGTCGCCATTCTCCCCGAAGCCGAAGAAGTCGACGTGGAAATCCGCGAAGCGGACATTCACATGGACACTTACCGTTCTTCGGGCGCTGGCGGTCAGTACATTAACAAGACGGACTCCGCCGTACGACTCACCCACATTCCGACAGGCGTGGTGGTGAGCTGCCAGACCGAACGCAGCCAGCTGCAGAACCGCTTGCACGCTATGGAAATGCTGCGTTCCAAGATTTTGGACGCCGTGATTGCCAAGAAGGAACAGGAAGAAGCTGCTAGCCGTAAGGCCTTGGTGGGCACGGGTGACCGTAGTGCCAAGATTCGTACTTACAACTTCCCGCAGAACCGCGTGACCGACCACCGTATCGGTCTTACTCTCTATAATTTGGACAAAGTCATCACTGGCGACCTCGACGAAATCATCAACGGACTCCAGATGGCGAACGCCCAGGAAAAGCTCGGAAAGTTCAATGCTTAA
- a CDS encoding ATP-binding cassette domain-containing protein has translation MEFKRFEALIEMFPQVQIFSTEGEDLDRVITHFLNQQKNVSTMSEAMQRKIQHALAPFFQQRFISLHDEEAPLVRHLLLKKKFFLQTDRYIDDMAWPETDPDKLEEALKIADLSDEVLDRKLLSLSNGELRRVLLARMWMEKPEWVYFNDLFGGLDPEYRAHLAGSVVELCKRPGLNVTVRLAREDELLPEIPAFVYANKTFTQYAGELPSAAAKPKYTKAELKDYEIISLKPQSELASDPIAQTSSEILFELKNVNVRFGETDVLKNLNWTVRKGEHWAVMGENGAGKSTLLGMLTADHPQIYNNDITLLGERPGHGLNIWDHKAKLGFFSPELALQYREDLSLSEVLCTGFTANLCKADNTTWEERAKAKEWLNYLGFEDVNVRYRDLSPIDKRVVLMARAAIRPPKVLLLDEPTQGLKGEYREKIFNLLQLLSKETTIILVSHYEEEWPPCMTHLLRMPKFSMEKS, from the coding sequence ATGGAATTCAAACGTTTTGAGGCTCTGATTGAAATGTTCCCGCAGGTGCAGATTTTCAGCACCGAGGGCGAAGATCTTGACAGAGTCATTACCCATTTTTTGAACCAGCAGAAAAACGTCTCCACGATGTCGGAGGCTATGCAGCGTAAAATCCAGCATGCACTTGCGCCGTTCTTTCAGCAGCGTTTTATTAGCCTGCATGACGAAGAGGCCCCGCTGGTGCGCCACCTGCTTTTGAAAAAGAAATTCTTTTTGCAGACGGACCGCTATATCGACGATATGGCATGGCCGGAGACCGACCCCGACAAGCTGGAAGAAGCGTTAAAGATTGCCGACTTGTCCGACGAAGTTTTGGACCGCAAACTTTTGAGCCTTTCGAACGGTGAACTGCGCCGCGTGTTGCTTGCGCGCATGTGGATGGAAAAGCCCGAGTGGGTTTACTTCAATGATTTGTTTGGCGGGCTTGACCCGGAGTACCGTGCGCATTTGGCGGGCTCTGTTGTGGAACTTTGCAAACGCCCGGGCCTGAACGTGACAGTGCGCCTCGCCCGCGAAGACGAACTGCTCCCTGAAATTCCGGCGTTCGTGTATGCGAACAAGACGTTCACGCAGTACGCGGGCGAACTCCCGAGTGCCGCAGCGAAGCCCAAGTACACGAAGGCCGAGCTGAAGGACTACGAGATTATTTCGCTCAAACCTCAAAGCGAGCTTGCGAGCGACCCCATTGCTCAAACCTCTTCTGAAATCCTTTTCGAACTCAAGAACGTGAATGTCCGTTTTGGCGAAACCGATGTGCTCAAGAATCTGAACTGGACTGTTCGCAAGGGGGAACACTGGGCGGTGATGGGCGAGAACGGCGCCGGCAAGAGTACGCTTTTGGGGATGCTTACGGCGGACCACCCGCAGATTTACAACAACGATATTACTCTATTGGGCGAACGTCCGGGGCATGGCCTGAATATTTGGGACCACAAGGCAAAACTCGGGTTCTTTTCGCCGGAACTGGCGCTCCAGTATCGCGAAGACCTTAGCTTGTCCGAAGTCCTATGCACGGGTTTTACAGCAAACCTTTGCAAGGCCGACAATACCACTTGGGAAGAACGCGCGAAAGCGAAGGAATGGCTGAACTACTTGGGCTTTGAAGATGTGAACGTCCGCTACCGTGACTTGTCGCCCATCGACAAGCGCGTGGTGCTCATGGCGCGTGCGGCAATCCGCCCGCCCAAGGTGCTTTTGCTCGATGAGCCGACTCAGGGCCTCAAGGGAGAGTACCGCGAAAAGATTTTTAACTTGTTGCAGTTGCTTTCGAAAGAAACGACGATTATCTTGGTGAGCCATTACGAAGAGGAATGGCCTCCTTGCATGACGCACCTGCTCCGCATGCCTAAATTCTCGATGGAGAAGTCTTAA
- a CDS encoding lipopolysaccharide assembly protein LapB, whose amino-acid sequence MTNSSSAARRAAYLFLTLCCGALLAFAGFRIYDLYGPSKISVGGIPYGLPAGTTIVRGDTPDLTADMAKVPVQVQTELRRATELARSGSYQAAYDIFDGVVVLYPDLLPALLGQVTTLFEMDSLTESQQDRLSLLIGKLQARLPGSGIAAYLESRRIYQTGNTSAALELARVASERAPALYQTRLWYGQLLLETDRFLQAANEFKTVVSLSSGDVPAAYEMLAELYHRSGQLDSCAALVEYALSQYPVNVKLLLLQGYMDEYQGHFDSAEKIYQRILAFMPDYAPARSAAATLGEKSPPGPGNGVVLSPQDRAQTACDILEPMVEKYPENLPLKEALGRAYLKGRQFDRARTQFQEIQKIDPEYPDIQQRIQESNITRPAPITKNDGLTANLNRAVDSLRGTLAPSTVHDFSTMLGHYVVRYGATPKEFFKKYSISNFRPVANNVWQESFYMSPYKHTYTVVFDSLNHFREVHVVVYDSSSSSNHFGIAPEVYTRLLKQNSRISGVGNSTGETDCGDGLIIDAAVWETQDNFEMLARVVGKPAEVRMVRFDKTALPPGLKLCDYTRYLNQY is encoded by the coding sequence ATGACGAATTCGTCCTCGGCGGCCCGCAGAGCCGCATACTTGTTTTTGACACTTTGTTGCGGAGCCCTGCTTGCATTTGCGGGCTTTCGCATTTATGATCTTTATGGCCCCAGTAAAATTTCTGTAGGTGGAATCCCGTACGGTCTTCCGGCAGGAACGACTATCGTCCGTGGTGATACCCCAGATTTGACCGCCGACATGGCCAAAGTGCCGGTGCAGGTGCAGACTGAACTTCGCCGTGCAACGGAACTTGCCCGTTCGGGTTCTTACCAGGCTGCCTACGATATTTTTGATGGTGTCGTCGTGTTGTACCCGGACCTTTTGCCGGCTCTTTTGGGACAGGTGACTACTTTGTTCGAAATGGATTCCTTGACGGAATCCCAACAGGACCGCCTTTCTTTATTAATCGGTAAATTGCAGGCCCGTCTGCCGGGTTCTGGCATTGCCGCTTACTTGGAGAGCCGTCGTATTTACCAGACAGGTAACACTTCGGCTGCTTTGGAATTGGCCCGCGTTGCTTCTGAACGTGCTCCTGCCCTTTACCAGACTCGACTTTGGTATGGTCAGCTTTTGTTAGAAACGGATCGTTTCTTGCAGGCTGCAAACGAATTCAAGACCGTGGTGAGCCTCTCTAGCGGCGATGTGCCTGCGGCATACGAAATGTTGGCGGAACTTTATCACCGTAGCGGACAGCTGGACAGCTGCGCTGCCCTTGTGGAATACGCCCTTTCGCAGTACCCGGTGAACGTGAAACTTTTGCTGTTGCAGGGCTACATGGATGAATACCAAGGACATTTTGATTCTGCGGAAAAGATTTACCAACGTATTTTGGCCTTTATGCCCGACTATGCTCCGGCCCGTTCTGCTGCGGCAACGCTGGGCGAAAAATCTCCACCGGGTCCGGGAAATGGCGTGGTGCTGTCCCCGCAGGACCGCGCCCAGACGGCATGCGATATTTTGGAACCCATGGTGGAAAAGTATCCCGAAAATCTTCCTCTTAAAGAAGCTTTGGGTCGTGCTTATTTGAAGGGACGTCAGTTTGACCGTGCACGCACCCAGTTCCAGGAAATCCAAAAGATAGATCCGGAGTACCCTGATATCCAGCAGCGCATTCAAGAATCGAATATTACCCGTCCTGCTCCGATTACCAAGAACGACGGTCTGACAGCAAACTTGAATCGAGCCGTAGATAGCCTGCGAGGAACGCTTGCTCCGTCTACAGTTCATGATTTCTCGACGATGCTTGGCCATTATGTTGTTCGTTACGGTGCAACACCTAAGGAATTCTTCAAGAAGTATTCTATTTCGAATTTTAGACCTGTGGCAAATAATGTCTGGCAGGAATCGTTCTACATGTCGCCTTACAAGCATACTTATACGGTTGTCTTTGATTCTTTGAATCACTTCCGCGAAGTCCATGTGGTTGTTTACGATTCTTCTTCTAGCTCGAACCATTTTGGAATTGCTCCTGAAGTTTATACCAGACTCCTCAAGCAGAACTCCAGAATCTCTGGTGTCGGCAACAGTACCGGCGAAACGGATTGCGGTGACGGCTTGATTATCGATGCGGCCGTGTGGGAAACCCAGGACAACTTCGAAATGCTTGCCCGTGTCGTGGGTAAACCTGCCGAAGTCCGTATGGTCCGATTTGACAAGACGGCGCTCCCGCCGGGCCTCAAACTGTGCGACTACACCAGGTACCTGAACCAATACTAA
- a CDS encoding Mrp/NBP35 family ATP-binding protein has protein sequence MQLNEQTIMTALQAVQDPDLHKNIVELNFVQNLKIDGDKVSFDLRLTTPACPIRDKFKDQCIMIVKSLGASEVNVTFTAQGRVESSNTAVQAPKVSYIGDVAHVVAVASGKGGVGKSTVTSNLAMALSLSGARVGILDADIYGPSMGLMFGIDKAPEVFDDNTIAPVEAKGGISIVSMCMFADSDKATIWRGPMVSQMIQHFIHHVRWGKLDYLLVDFPPGTGDIQLTLTQNCPMAGAVVVTTPQEVALADCRKGLAMFDSVGVPVVGVIENMSYFICDECGKHHHIFREGGGERIAQKWGVPLIAKVPLEPAVAGCGDEGTPAVLRYPNSESAKVFMQAADATVRTLSMFASEGDGVLKTFNYDFEQLPVEAL, from the coding sequence ATGCAGTTGAATGAACAGACTATTATGACGGCTCTGCAGGCGGTCCAAGACCCTGATCTGCACAAGAATATCGTTGAACTGAACTTTGTCCAGAATCTAAAGATCGATGGCGACAAGGTGAGCTTTGATCTTAGGCTTACGACGCCGGCATGCCCGATTCGCGACAAGTTCAAGGACCAGTGCATTATGATTGTCAAGTCGCTTGGCGCAAGCGAAGTGAACGTGACGTTTACGGCGCAAGGTCGCGTAGAAAGCTCCAATACGGCAGTACAGGCTCCGAAAGTTTCGTACATCGGCGATGTCGCTCATGTGGTGGCGGTTGCAAGCGGCAAGGGTGGCGTGGGCAAGTCCACCGTAACGTCAAACCTCGCCATGGCCCTCAGCCTTTCCGGCGCTCGTGTGGGAATCTTGGATGCCGACATTTACGGCCCGAGTATGGGACTCATGTTCGGCATCGACAAGGCTCCCGAAGTTTTTGATGACAATACGATTGCTCCGGTCGAGGCGAAGGGCGGCATCAGCATCGTCAGTATGTGCATGTTCGCCGATAGCGACAAGGCGACCATCTGGCGTGGCCCGATGGTATCGCAGATGATTCAGCATTTTATCCATCATGTGCGTTGGGGCAAGCTCGACTACCTGCTGGTAGACTTTCCTCCTGGAACGGGCGACATTCAGCTGACCCTTACGCAGAATTGCCCGATGGCCGGTGCCGTCGTGGTGACGACACCGCAAGAGGTTGCTCTAGCCGACTGCCGCAAGGGTCTTGCCATGTTCGATTCCGTGGGCGTTCCGGTGGTGGGCGTCATCGAGAACATGAGCTACTTTATTTGTGATGAATGCGGCAAACACCATCATATCTTCCGCGAAGGCGGTGGTGAACGCATCGCTCAAAAGTGGGGAGTCCCCCTGATTGCAAAGGTTCCGCTTGAACCTGCAGTCGCGGGCTGCGGTGACGAAGGTACGCCGGCCGTGCTCCGTTACCCGAACTCCGAATCGGCCAAGGTCTTCATGCAGGCCGCCGATGCGACCGTCCGCACGCTTTCGATGTTTGCATCCGAAGGTGACGGCGTACTCAAGACGTTCAACTACGATTTCGAACAACTTCCGGTGGAGGCTCTCTAA
- the prmC gene encoding peptide chain release factor N(5)-glutamine methyltransferase: MPGQTGHDKKMPQMTVLEILNRTKVFFEKKGIPDARLDAEYIISHGLQMKSRMDIYLNFEKPLTEAELNVLRQMVARRANREPLQHIIGDTSFRGFIIKCDKRALIPRPETETLVDMAKEALKGIETPFIVEVGTGTGAISIACAKEIAEAKVLATDISEDALSLARENAEANSLGANGEGSNLAFAQGDLLDAVTDDVIAKAAGNADKKIDCLVANLPYIPDGEKGKLQPEVDKFDPALALYGGGPDGLDLVRKLLQQTESKLSAGAPILLEIGSEQAEVLKNEAANYPWLEFAGIHKDYCGNIRFVSYKNK; the protein is encoded by the coding sequence ATGCCCGGTCAAACCGGGCATGACAAGAAAATGCCGCAGATGACCGTACTTGAAATTCTGAACCGCACCAAGGTATTCTTCGAAAAGAAGGGAATTCCTGACGCGCGATTGGATGCCGAATACATCATCAGCCACGGACTTCAGATGAAGTCCCGCATGGACATTTACCTGAACTTTGAAAAGCCGCTGACGGAGGCCGAACTCAATGTGCTCCGCCAGATGGTGGCACGCCGCGCAAACCGCGAACCGCTGCAGCATATTATTGGCGACACCAGCTTTCGCGGATTCATTATCAAGTGCGATAAGCGGGCGCTGATCCCGCGCCCAGAAACCGAAACCCTCGTGGATATGGCGAAGGAAGCACTCAAGGGTATCGAAACTCCGTTCATTGTAGAAGTGGGCACGGGAACAGGGGCGATTTCTATCGCCTGCGCGAAAGAAATCGCCGAAGCGAAAGTGCTCGCGACTGACATTTCCGAAGACGCACTTTCGCTCGCCCGCGAAAATGCCGAAGCCAACAGCCTCGGCGCAAACGGCGAAGGTTCGAATCTGGCTTTTGCGCAAGGCGACTTGCTGGACGCCGTCACCGACGACGTAATTGCGAAGGCCGCAGGTAATGCCGATAAAAAAATTGATTGCCTGGTTGCAAACCTCCCCTACATTCCCGACGGCGAAAAAGGGAAGCTCCAGCCCGAAGTCGACAAGTTCGACCCGGCGCTCGCCCTCTATGGCGGCGGCCCCGACGGTCTTGACCTTGTCCGCAAGCTCCTACAGCAAACCGAAAGCAAGCTAAGCGCTGGCGCCCCGATTCTTTTGGAAATCGGGTCTGAACAAGCCGAAGTCTTGAAGAATGAAGCCGCCAACTATCCGTGGCTTGAATTCGCAGGAATCCACAAGGACTACTGCGGCAACATTCGTTTTGTTAGCTACAAGAACAAGTAG
- a CDS encoding septal ring lytic transglycosylase RlpA family protein: protein MILSKRIVLVVLAMFVAVLLSSCADGNAKIASRQGYERFPEDTQAPQKGKKGKKTAPIGKVMKGQASYYGPGFDGKKTASGEIFNQNAMTCAHKTLPFGTKLRVVRDDTGASVEVRVNDRGPFVRDRIIDLSAAAGKKLGLDKVGHAKVTATVIE, encoded by the coding sequence ATGATTTTGAGTAAGCGCATCGTTTTAGTTGTGCTCGCGATGTTTGTAGCGGTGCTATTGTCTAGCTGCGCCGATGGAAATGCAAAGATTGCCTCCCGTCAAGGTTACGAAAGGTTCCCCGAAGATACTCAAGCTCCTCAAAAGGGTAAAAAAGGCAAAAAGACTGCTCCAATCGGAAAGGTCATGAAGGGGCAAGCAAGCTATTACGGCCCCGGATTCGACGGCAAGAAAACGGCTAGCGGTGAAATTTTTAATCAGAACGCAATGACTTGCGCCCACAAGACTTTGCCTTTTGGCACCAAGTTGCGTGTGGTCCGTGACGACACGGGAGCTTCTGTCGAGGTGCGCGTCAATGACCGCGGCCCCTTTGTGCGCGACCGCATTATCGATTTGAGCGCTGCCGCCGGCAAAAAGCTTGGCCTCGATAAAGTCGGGCATGCTAAAGTTACCGCAACTGTGATAGAGTAA
- the tsaA gene encoding tRNA (N6-threonylcarbamoyladenosine(37)-N6)-methyltransferase TrmO: MKISSIGTFYGDAVYKYDAPRQGRLFAGHPGRIVLNEGQNFEMALRDLDGFERIWVIFQFHENEGWRPTTRPPVPPKGKDRVGTFASRSPYRPNPIGLSCVRLLKIEGLTLYVDEADLLNGTPVLDIKPYIPMADAFPNARAGWVEEQEGDLWTVLADAPFDAQNRWIAERSDFDLESFARVQLSRGNFSKGVFDSTRRRLTVDENAKTGVLAYRTFRIHFSYDESARSVLLQRITSGYTAEDLKSDAEDKYGDKELHRAFLQFIL, from the coding sequence GTGAAAATTTCTTCAATCGGCACATTTTACGGCGATGCCGTGTACAAGTACGACGCTCCTCGGCAGGGGAGGCTTTTTGCTGGGCACCCAGGCCGTATCGTGTTGAACGAGGGACAGAATTTCGAGATGGCGCTTCGCGACCTAGACGGTTTCGAACGCATCTGGGTCATATTCCAGTTTCACGAGAACGAGGGGTGGCGCCCGACAACGCGCCCGCCGGTACCGCCCAAGGGAAAGGACCGCGTGGGCACCTTTGCGAGCCGTAGCCCTTACCGCCCGAACCCTATCGGGCTCAGTTGCGTACGCCTTTTGAAGATCGAAGGTCTTACTTTGTATGTAGACGAGGCCGACCTGCTGAACGGCACTCCGGTGCTCGACATCAAACCGTACATTCCGATGGCAGATGCCTTCCCGAATGCGCGTGCGGGCTGGGTCGAGGAACAGGAAGGCGACTTGTGGACGGTACTTGCCGACGCCCCCTTCGATGCACAGAACCGCTGGATTGCGGAACGCAGCGATTTCGATCTGGAAAGTTTTGCGCGGGTGCAACTTTCCCGCGGAAATTTTTCGAAGGGTGTTTTCGACAGCACGCGCCGGCGCTTGACCGTTGACGAAAATGCAAAAACGGGAGTGCTTGCCTACCGCACTTTCCGCATCCATTTTAGCTACGACGAATCGGCCCGCAGCGTACTGCTGCAGCGCATTACCAGCGGCTATACCGCCGAAGATTTAAAGTCCGACGCCGAAGACAAATACGGCGACAAGGAATTACATCGTGCGTTTCTGCAATTTATACTTTAA
- a CDS encoding RNA polymerase sigma factor RpoD/SigA yields MSDANEALYFRDLNRFPTLSPQEEEALLAIIKSDQAEEIRKSALQRLIRGNLRFVVSVARKYQGRGLSLLDLINEGNIGLFKAAKRFDMGKDVKFISYAVWWIRQSIQKALFEQVGAVRIPPNKLALVNRFKRALMQNDGDYDRTIAMDEFAPFEKDIVEVMEKIVDISLDAPIGDSTNVGGSGDTVSTLMDVLGSDGNQDEDMEKDERRKLIQETLSALPQREEEILRMFYGLDTVEDTTLKDIGEDLKLSRERVRQIKNKTLRRLQKSKEHKEKLADFLEK; encoded by the coding sequence ATGAGTGATGCAAACGAAGCGCTTTATTTTAGGGACCTCAACAGGTTTCCGACCCTGAGTCCTCAGGAAGAAGAGGCTCTTCTTGCGATTATCAAGAGCGACCAGGCGGAAGAAATCCGCAAGTCGGCCTTGCAGCGCCTGATTCGAGGTAACCTCCGTTTTGTGGTGAGTGTCGCAAGAAAGTACCAGGGGCGTGGACTTTCCCTGCTTGATTTGATTAACGAAGGAAATATCGGGTTGTTCAAGGCGGCAAAACGCTTTGATATGGGAAAGGATGTCAAGTTTATTTCTTACGCGGTCTGGTGGATTCGCCAGTCAATCCAGAAAGCCCTGTTTGAACAGGTGGGTGCGGTCCGAATTCCGCCCAACAAGCTTGCCTTGGTAAACCGCTTTAAGCGTGCCTTGATGCAGAACGACGGTGACTACGATCGTACCATAGCCATGGACGAATTTGCGCCGTTTGAAAAGGATATCGTCGAGGTCATGGAAAAAATCGTCGATATTTCGCTGGATGCCCCCATTGGCGACAGTACGAATGTCGGCGGTAGCGGAGACACGGTCAGTACTCTCATGGACGTTTTGGGTTCCGATGGAAACCAGGACGAAGACATGGAAAAAGATGAACGCCGTAAGCTCATCCAGGAAACCTTGTCCGCTCTTCCGCAGCGTGAAGAAGAAATTCTGCGCATGTTCTACGGGCTTGATACGGTTGAAGATACGACCCTCAAGGATATCGGTGAAGACCTGAAACTCAGCCGCGAGCGCGTGCGCCAGATTAAGAACAAGACCTTGCGCCGTTTACAGAAGAGCAAGGAACACAAAGAAAAACTGGCTGACTTTTTGGAAAAGTAA